GATATTCACGTCTTAAAAATTCTTGAGATATTGCAATAATATCAGAAAGAGTTGCTAATTCAGAATCAGCACGAGTGTCGCATGTAACAACGCTACGAGCAGCATGATGTGCAGTGCGAGCAACTATTAGGGTTGCCTCACCAAATGATGGATCAATACAGGCAATTTTAGCTGCACGAATTTTATCTATGTTTGGCATTTCCCATTGTCGTGTTGTAAAAAGTAAATCGATGTATCGACCAAACACCGTACGAGTTTCGCCATCTGAAATTACCAGTTCGGTAACCCCTTGATAACCTGGCTGCACTTTCAATCCTGAACAATCAAGACCACGAGATTGCAAAAAATCGAGGGTGCGTCGACATTCATGATTATCGCCAATCCAATTGCCTTCTAATGTAACAGAGATACCTAGTTGAGCTAAAACAAGGGCGCTACCTGTTGCCTCACCAGAATGATTATCAAGTATTTCAACTATTTCAGAGTAACCATCAGGTTCTGGATAGCGCCCTTTTAATCTGATTATTTTACCAGTGCTAACATGACCAAAGCAGTAAACATCTGCCATTTAACTACCTAAATAAAAAACTAGAAATGTTCTAATATCAAACCATGAATAGTCAGCTTATGCTATTTGGCCTGACAATTTTTTTCTGCTTGGAGAAGTTCCATTTGAACTTTGGTTAGGTTGTCATCACTTTCTTTT
This Deltaproteobacteria bacterium DNA region includes the following protein-coding sequences:
- a CDS encoding carbohydrate kinase family protein, whose translation is MADVYCFGHVSTGKIIRLKGRYPEPDGYSEIVEILDNHSGEATGSALVLAQLGISVTLEGNWIGDNHECRRTLDFLQSRGLDCSGLKVQPGYQGVTELVISDGETRTVFGRYIDLLFTTRQWEMPNIDKIRAAKIACIDPSFGEATLIVARTAHHAARSVVTCDTRADSELATLSDIIAISQEFLRREYPDAMHSDTIREQLFYKYLEQCPGLVVFTSGKKPLWYGRGYKSNTNIEHHIAPGKRCEMPSFKIEVVDSAGAGDSFRGGLIYGLLSNFSDEDNIRFSCAVAALICTTSPGCVHPPSLSQVQEFLAAHQLRS